The following proteins are encoded in a genomic region of Dialister hominis:
- a CDS encoding helix-turn-helix transcriptional regulator, which yields MQLTGRQKEITRIVRENGPITGEMIAERLHVTRSALRGDLAVLLSGEVIAARRRLGYYYLGGGEDPAAAEIRSCTAESCMSRPIVVNVDTNAYDAAVLLFTEDIGTLFVGKEDDVLGVVSRKDLLKAAMGREDLAKVPISMVMTSRSKMIYAEPKEDMVSIAQKLIDYEIDCLPVGTFKDVGGEKKFVLQGRISKTNITRLFLDLGKGKQ from the coding sequence ATGCAGTTAACCGGCCGTCAAAAAGAAATCACGCGCATCGTGAGGGAGAACGGACCTATCACGGGCGAAATGATAGCCGAGCGCCTTCACGTTACGCGAAGCGCCCTGCGCGGCGATCTGGCAGTCCTTCTTTCCGGAGAAGTCATTGCCGCGCGCCGCAGACTTGGCTATTACTATCTCGGAGGCGGGGAAGACCCCGCAGCCGCTGAAATCCGTTCCTGCACAGCAGAATCCTGCATGTCACGCCCGATCGTGGTCAACGTGGACACGAACGCCTATGATGCAGCCGTACTCCTCTTCACAGAAGACATCGGCACACTCTTCGTAGGCAAAGAAGACGACGTACTTGGCGTCGTTTCCAGAAAAGATCTGCTGAAAGCAGCCATGGGACGAGAAGACCTCGCGAAGGTGCCGATCTCCATGGTCATGACATCCCGCTCGAAGATGATCTACGCCGAACCGAAAGAAGATATGGTCTCCATTGCCCAGAAACTCATCGACTACGAGATTGACTGCCTGCCCGTAGGCACCTTTAAGGACGTGGGAGGGGAGAAGAAATTCGTTCTCCAGGGCCGTATTTCTAAAACAAATATCACTCGTCTCTTCCTCGATCTGGGAAAAGGCAAACAATAA
- a CDS encoding basic amino acid ABC transporter substrate-binding protein: MKRFLKWFLLIVSCLTLGLAAGCGNGTGKAPASSAPSNSKVIRVGMDAAYPPFGFQNTETKAYEGFDVDVIRAIGKAEGFETEVHNIAFDGLIPSLQSGVIDTAINDITITPDREKSVDFSKRYYIAGLGVVVKADNDAIKTADDLKGKVLGVTIGSTGEEAARKIEGANVKVYNTLSDAFLDLKQGAVDAVVNDIPTNEYYVAKTSDHSVKTAPVALTSEDLGIAVKKGNKDLLKKIDDGLAKIKKNGEFAAIYKKWFDREPPAELLK, from the coding sequence ATGAAACGGTTTTTGAAATGGTTTCTCCTCATCGTATCCTGCCTGACACTCGGCCTTGCTGCCGGCTGCGGCAATGGCACAGGCAAAGCGCCGGCTTCTTCTGCTCCTTCCAACAGTAAGGTCATCCGCGTCGGCATGGACGCAGCGTATCCGCCTTTCGGCTTCCAGAACACGGAAACGAAAGCGTATGAAGGCTTCGATGTCGATGTCATCCGCGCCATCGGCAAGGCAGAAGGCTTTGAAACGGAAGTCCACAACATTGCTTTCGACGGCCTGATCCCGTCTCTCCAGTCCGGCGTCATTGATACAGCCATCAACGATATCACCATCACCCCGGACCGCGAAAAATCCGTCGATTTCTCCAAGCGCTACTACATCGCAGGCCTCGGCGTCGTCGTCAAGGCAGACAATGATGCCATCAAGACCGCTGACGACCTCAAGGGCAAAGTCCTTGGCGTGACGATCGGCTCCACCGGCGAAGAAGCTGCCAGAAAGATCGAAGGCGCCAACGTGAAGGTCTACAACACACTCTCTGATGCCTTCCTCGACCTCAAGCAGGGCGCTGTCGATGCTGTCGTGAACGATATCCCGACGAATGAATACTACGTCGCAAAGACAAGCGACCACTCCGTGAAGACCGCTCCTGTCGCTCTTACGAGTGAAGACCTGGGCATTGCCGTCAAGAAGGGAAATAAGGACCTCCTGAAGAAAATCGACGACGGCCTCGCCAAGATCAAGAAGAACGGCGAATTTGCTGCTATCTACAAGAAATGGTTCGACCGTGAACCGCCGGCTGAACTTTTGAAATAA
- the mmuM gene encoding homocysteine S-methyltransferase: protein MIAEILKKYPFIVLDGAFSTELEKQGFAINDELWSAIALYKNPELVEAVHLSYYEAGADIVTSASYQATDDGFEKKGFSKEEAASLIQSSIALVQDARDEYLSSHEEENRPAPLTAASVGPYGAYLADGSEYRGDYGKTREELADFHRERIHILAEAGPDVFACETIPCLVEALAETDVLSEIPGAEAWISFSCKDGLHTCGGDLISDCAKALKDIKEVAAIGINCTAPQYVESLIKEIVKVTDKPVVVYPNSGEDYDAGSKSWEGSAAKYEDYVKIWYEAGARLIGGCCRTGPEDIRKVAAFRKSLIEK from the coding sequence ATGATTGCTGAAATTCTGAAGAAATATCCATTCATCGTCCTGGACGGCGCTTTTTCCACCGAGCTCGAAAAACAGGGCTTTGCCATCAATGATGAACTCTGGAGCGCCATTGCTCTTTACAAGAACCCTGAGCTCGTCGAAGCTGTCCATCTGTCCTACTACGAAGCAGGCGCCGACATCGTGACGAGCGCGAGCTACCAGGCGACCGACGACGGATTCGAGAAGAAGGGGTTCTCCAAGGAAGAAGCGGCATCCCTCATCCAGAGCTCCATCGCTCTCGTGCAGGATGCCAGGGATGAATACCTTTCCTCCCATGAAGAAGAAAACCGCCCGGCACCCCTGACCGCTGCCTCCGTCGGTCCTTACGGCGCTTACCTTGCTGACGGCTCTGAATACAGAGGGGACTATGGCAAGACGAGAGAAGAACTCGCCGATTTCCACAGAGAAAGAATCCACATTCTGGCGGAAGCAGGCCCCGATGTCTTTGCCTGTGAAACGATTCCCTGCCTCGTCGAAGCGCTGGCAGAAACCGACGTCCTTTCTGAAATCCCGGGCGCAGAAGCATGGATTTCCTTCTCCTGCAAGGACGGACTCCACACCTGCGGGGGCGACCTCATCTCCGACTGCGCCAAAGCGCTGAAGGATATCAAGGAAGTCGCTGCCATCGGCATCAACTGCACCGCGCCGCAGTATGTCGAATCCCTGATCAAGGAAATCGTCAAAGTCACCGACAAGCCCGTCGTCGTCTATCCGAACTCCGGCGAAGACTACGATGCAGGAAGCAAATCCTGGGAAGGAAGCGCGGCCAAGTATGAAGACTACGTGAAAATCTGGTACGAAGCGGGCGCCCGCCTCATCGGAGGCTGCTGCCGCACCGGCCCGGAAGACATCCGCAAAGTCGCTGCATTCAGGAAATCCCTGATTGAGAAATAA
- the ppsA gene encoding phosphoenolpyruvate synthase: MDVEKAYVLWFDELHRKDVALVGGKSSSLGELTTSTGVPVPYGYATTAHAYRYFMETTGQNKKIHELLEDLTDVEDSAELHEVCTKIRESIASAEMPEDLAKAIGDAYEELAQKVNEKDPYVAVRSSATAEDLPDASFAGQQDTYLNVTGRDMVIRKVKECYASTFTDRAVYYRAKKNFDHENVALSAAVQMMADSKVAGVMFTVNIANGDDSTIMIEGSWGLGEYVVQGTVTPDNFIVNKDDLTIKSRQINEKSIELVRKEGGDVEERTVPENLAKSQALTDEQVVTLAKYAKAIEKHYGCYMDMEWAVDHQDRIWILQARPETVWSKRNKEKKAGTEMKMTTDHKVLVKGLPASPGMASGKCHVITDPKDIDEFKEGEVLVTMMTSPDWVPAMKKAVAIVTDAGGMTCHASIVSRELGIPCVVGTKSRSVEATSVLKTGDDITIDAQNGIVYEGIVADLVKPQQAETAQVQGAQVVQAEYFAPTGTGVMMNLGDPDLADKYSALPCDGIGLMREEFIWTTFIHEHPLYLIEQGKPEKVIDMLAEGISKVCRALAPRPVVLRFSDFKSGEYRNLKGGDKYEPEEPADLLGWRGASRYYDPKYTAAFRLELKAVKKVREEFGLKNLNCMIPFCRTVDEAAKVTAIMKEEGLERGPDFKLFLMAEIPSNIILADQFNQFVDGYSIGSNDLTMLILGCDRNNDTVSALFDERNLAIKRAIRHLIATAHKDGKTVSICGQAPSVYPDFTEFLVKSGIDYVSVNPDMVKATKRNVARIEQKLMLDAATGRGLQDPTDYTW; this comes from the coding sequence ATGGACGTAGAGAAAGCTTATGTTTTATGGTTTGACGAACTGCACAGAAAAGATGTCGCACTGGTTGGCGGGAAATCTTCTTCCCTGGGCGAACTGACGACTTCCACGGGCGTGCCGGTACCGTATGGATACGCTACGACAGCTCATGCTTACAGATATTTCATGGAAACAACAGGACAGAACAAGAAGATCCATGAACTGCTTGAAGACCTGACCGATGTAGAAGACTCCGCGGAACTCCATGAAGTCTGCACAAAGATCCGCGAAAGCATCGCTTCTGCAGAAATGCCGGAAGACCTGGCAAAGGCTATCGGTGATGCATACGAAGAACTCGCACAGAAGGTCAATGAAAAAGATCCTTATGTGGCTGTCCGTTCTTCCGCTACCGCTGAAGATCTGCCGGACGCTTCCTTCGCAGGCCAGCAGGACACCTACCTCAACGTTACCGGACGCGATATGGTCATCCGCAAGGTCAAGGAATGCTATGCTTCCACCTTCACTGACCGCGCTGTATACTACAGAGCCAAGAAGAATTTCGACCATGAAAACGTGGCTCTTTCCGCAGCTGTCCAGATGATGGCTGACTCCAAAGTCGCAGGCGTTATGTTCACCGTCAACATCGCAAACGGCGACGACAGCACCATCATGATCGAAGGATCCTGGGGCCTCGGCGAATACGTCGTACAGGGCACAGTTACCCCGGATAACTTCATCGTCAACAAAGACGACCTTACCATTAAGAGCCGTCAGATCAATGAAAAATCCATTGAACTCGTCCGCAAAGAAGGCGGGGACGTAGAAGAAAGAACCGTTCCGGAAAACCTGGCAAAATCCCAGGCTCTGACCGATGAACAGGTCGTAACCCTTGCTAAATACGCTAAAGCCATTGAAAAACACTATGGCTGCTACATGGATATGGAATGGGCTGTAGATCATCAGGACCGCATCTGGATCCTGCAGGCTCGTCCTGAAACCGTTTGGTCCAAGAGAAATAAAGAAAAGAAGGCAGGCACTGAAATGAAAATGACAACTGATCATAAGGTACTCGTTAAAGGTCTTCCGGCTTCCCCGGGAATGGCTTCCGGCAAATGCCACGTCATCACTGATCCGAAAGACATCGACGAATTCAAGGAAGGCGAAGTCCTCGTAACCATGATGACCTCTCCTGACTGGGTACCGGCTATGAAGAAAGCAGTTGCCATCGTTACCGACGCTGGCGGCATGACCTGCCACGCATCCATCGTTTCCCGTGAACTCGGCATCCCATGCGTTGTCGGCACAAAGAGCCGCAGCGTAGAAGCTACCTCCGTTCTCAAGACTGGCGACGACATCACCATCGATGCACAGAACGGCATCGTTTACGAAGGCATCGTAGCTGACCTTGTAAAACCGCAGCAGGCTGAAACCGCTCAGGTCCAGGGCGCTCAGGTCGTACAGGCTGAATACTTCGCACCGACCGGCACAGGCGTCATGATGAACCTCGGCGATCCGGACCTCGCTGACAAATACTCCGCACTGCCATGCGACGGCATCGGCCTCATGCGCGAAGAATTCATCTGGACCACATTCATCCATGAACATCCGCTGTACCTCATCGAACAGGGCAAACCGGAAAAAGTCATCGACATGCTCGCTGAAGGCATTTCCAAAGTATGCCGTGCACTCGCTCCAAGACCCGTTGTTCTGCGCTTCTCCGACTTCAAGTCCGGCGAATACAGAAACCTCAAGGGCGGCGACAAATACGAACCGGAAGAACCGGCAGACCTCCTCGGCTGGAGAGGCGCTTCCCGTTACTATGATCCGAAATACACCGCTGCATTCCGCCTCGAACTGAAAGCAGTCAAGAAAGTCCGCGAAGAATTCGGCCTGAAGAACCTGAACTGCATGATCCCGTTCTGCAGAACCGTAGACGAAGCAGCTAAAGTTACCGCTATCATGAAAGAAGAAGGACTCGAAAGAGGCCCGGACTTCAAACTGTTCCTGATGGCAGAAATCCCGTCCAACATCATCCTGGCTGACCAGTTCAACCAGTTCGTCGACGGCTACTCCATCGGATCCAACGATCTGACCATGCTCATCCTTGGCTGCGACAGAAACAACGACACCGTTTCCGCACTCTTCGATGAAAGAAACCTGGCTATCAAGAGAGCTATCCGTCACCTTATCGCCACCGCACACAAGGACGGCAAGACCGTTTCCATCTGCGGACAGGCACCGTCCGTATACCCGGACTTCACTGAATTCCTCGTCAAGAGCGGCATCGACTACGTATCCGTCAACCCGGACATGGTCAAAGCCACCAAGAGAAACGTCGCACGCATCGAACAGAAACTCATGCTTGACGCTGCTACCGGCAGAGGACTCCAGGATCCGACCGACTATACCTGGTAA
- a CDS encoding ArsB/NhaD family transporter → MSGSMQFYLAIAIFVLTYVAIMSEKIPRTICAMFGGGAMLYCGYVTQDEAIKQFIDFNTIGLLCGMMILIAVVKKSGFFRLLALWAMKMSKGSPRELLVLLSLVTAVGAAMIDSVTAALLIAPMTISLCRMLHIIPVPILVSEILMCNIGGTALMIGNPPNVMIGSATHLDFNDFLINLAPVVLIVIAATLVCILFMFRKELPSKHMSQEEVDAIDISSAIEDRKIFNRSLTVLALTIAGFVVHGYFGLQSATVALTGGFVALFVCGLNPDEIMKEVDLDTLMFFMGLFVLVGGMENAGVITAIAQWGIELVNGNYHLITYLILFLSGIASAFIDNIPFTATMIPLIKDMQSLMGISHADYMWWALATGACFGGNGTMIGASPNIIMVAIAAKEGHNISFGTFMKWCFPLMLLSLFITAAYIEVRYFIL, encoded by the coding sequence ATGAGTGGTTCGATGCAGTTTTACCTTGCAATTGCTATTTTCGTTCTGACTTACGTCGCTATCATGTCAGAAAAGATTCCGCGTACGATCTGCGCCATGTTCGGCGGCGGTGCGATGCTCTACTGCGGCTATGTTACGCAGGATGAAGCCATCAAACAGTTCATTGACTTCAATACAATCGGTCTTCTGTGCGGCATGATGATCCTGATTGCCGTCGTCAAGAAATCCGGTTTCTTCCGTTTGCTGGCTTTGTGGGCGATGAAAATGTCCAAAGGGTCTCCAAGAGAGCTGCTCGTCCTGCTCTCTCTCGTCACCGCAGTGGGTGCGGCTATGATTGACTCCGTCACGGCAGCCCTCCTGATTGCGCCGATGACGATTTCTCTTTGTCGTATGCTTCACATTATTCCCGTACCTATCCTTGTTTCTGAAATCCTGATGTGCAACATCGGTGGTACAGCCCTCATGATCGGCAACCCGCCAAACGTCATGATCGGTTCCGCTACGCACCTCGACTTCAACGACTTCCTGATCAATCTGGCTCCAGTCGTGCTGATCGTTATCGCAGCAACGCTTGTCTGCATCCTTTTCATGTTCAGGAAGGAACTGCCGTCCAAGCACATGAGCCAGGAAGAAGTCGATGCTATCGATATTTCTTCTGCCATTGAAGACAGAAAGATTTTCAACCGTTCCCTGACAGTCCTGGCACTGACCATCGCAGGCTTCGTCGTACACGGCTACTTCGGACTGCAGTCCGCTACCGTCGCCCTGACCGGCGGCTTCGTTGCCCTCTTCGTCTGCGGCCTTAACCCGGACGAAATCATGAAGGAAGTCGACCTGGATACACTGATGTTCTTCATGGGCCTCTTCGTACTGGTCGGCGGTATGGAAAATGCCGGCGTCATCACGGCGATCGCTCAGTGGGGCATCGAACTCGTCAACGGCAACTACCATCTGATCACATACCTCATCCTGTTCCTCTCCGGCATTGCGTCCGCATTCATCGACAACATTCCGTTCACGGCTACCATGATTCCTCTGATCAAGGATATGCAGAGCCTCATGGGCATCAGCCATGCCGACTACATGTGGTGGGCACTGGCTACCGGCGCCTGCTTCGGCGGCAACGGCACGATGATCGGTGCATCCCCGAACATCATCATGGTCGCTATCGCAGCGAAGGAAGGTCACAACATTTCCTTCGGCACATTCATGAAATGGTGCTTCCCTCTGATGCTTCTCTCCCTCTTTATCACAGCTGCTTACATTGAAGTACGCTACTTCATCCTGTAA
- a CDS encoding cyclodeaminase/cyclohydrolase family protein, protein MDQKPFRQRTIDEFLDDLGSSAPAPGGGAAAGLLGAQACALAEMVCHLTAANKNYADFHDKANEYLSVFNMARSIFLDLMDEDAANFLELMKTLREIRSLPLDERQEKQWDAFKKAISVPQQMAQTMSELLPCFTDLLFHGNKNAISDTVMAAQSAIACIHASIINVKINMKYIDDEFYEHEMKDTFRTWEDAVSAIDAVLTYQVDP, encoded by the coding sequence ATGGATCAGAAACCTTTCCGTCAGAGAACGATTGATGAATTTTTGGACGACCTGGGCAGCAGCGCCCCGGCTCCGGGAGGCGGCGCAGCAGCCGGGCTCCTCGGCGCGCAGGCATGCGCTCTGGCTGAAATGGTATGCCACCTGACGGCAGCCAATAAGAATTACGCAGATTTCCACGACAAGGCGAATGAATACCTTTCCGTATTCAATATGGCCCGCTCCATCTTCCTCGACCTGATGGATGAGGATGCCGCCAATTTCCTGGAACTCATGAAGACGCTTCGTGAAATCAGAAGCCTTCCTCTTGATGAAAGACAGGAAAAGCAGTGGGATGCTTTCAAGAAAGCGATTTCCGTCCCGCAGCAGATGGCGCAGACGATGAGCGAGCTTCTCCCCTGCTTCACCGATCTTCTTTTCCATGGCAACAAGAATGCCATCAGCGACACGGTCATGGCCGCGCAAAGCGCTATCGCCTGCATCCATGCGTCCATCATCAATGTGAAGATCAATATGAAGTACATTGACGATGAATTCTATGAACATGAAATGAAAGACACATTCCGTACCTGGGAAGATGCCGTCTCCGCGATTGACGCCGTCCTCACCTATCAGGTCGATCCGTAA
- a CDS encoding ClC family H(+)/Cl(-) exchange transporter, translated as MQPDSSKTDKSSSSTAFNRQLLQTYIALDNWHKFRLRLFVEGIFVGILGGLAISLFRFLLGEAEKYRIFLYNTYIIPGFSAGDFKPLLFWLAILAIAGLALYGMGRYAPEAGGSGIPQVKGVILGVMRMRWIRILWVKILAGAVGIGAGLSLGREGPSIQIGAVAAQGMSRLLGRTRMEERYLITSGASAGLAAAFNAPLAGMMFALEELHRNFSGAVLLPTMTSAITATIVTRFFFGTNTSFTITHLVPVPANHLGYVVILAITSGFAGIFFNWGLLNISKFYNLPIFRNNFMKIAFALLSACFLGFTLPDVLGGGNFLVDKLAEYPYTLSMILLLFVGKYIFTLISYGCGVSGGFFLPLLVIGALLGAAEGRVMVMMGLITDIYIPNIVIIGMVSLFAASVRSPITGTLLILEMTGDFGHLMSLALASAVAYIVAELLHGEPIYDSLLKRSLASHPDKKAEEQRTIVEVPIASGSILENKPLSRVPHLKQTVVVNVKREGQNMIPDPETVLKAGDFIYILTAAKNAERLQKLGEEQLPKDHIRKI; from the coding sequence ATGCAGCCGGACTCATCGAAGACGGATAAATCCTCGTCCTCCACAGCCTTCAACCGCCAGCTTCTTCAAACGTACATCGCGCTGGACAATTGGCACAAATTCCGGCTCCGCCTTTTCGTAGAAGGCATTTTCGTTGGGATACTGGGAGGACTGGCTATCAGTCTGTTCCGTTTCCTCCTTGGGGAGGCGGAAAAGTACCGCATCTTTTTATACAACACATATATCATTCCCGGTTTTTCAGCCGGTGATTTCAAGCCGCTCCTTTTCTGGCTTGCCATCCTTGCCATAGCAGGTCTTGCTCTCTACGGCATGGGCCGCTATGCGCCGGAAGCAGGAGGCTCGGGCATTCCGCAGGTCAAAGGCGTCATCTTAGGCGTCATGCGCATGCGCTGGATCCGCATCCTCTGGGTGAAAATCCTGGCCGGTGCTGTCGGCATCGGTGCGGGGCTGTCGCTCGGCCGCGAAGGGCCATCGATTCAGATCGGCGCCGTCGCCGCTCAGGGCATGTCGCGCCTGCTGGGAAGGACACGCATGGAAGAGCGCTACCTCATCACGAGCGGCGCGAGCGCAGGCCTTGCCGCTGCCTTCAATGCGCCTCTGGCCGGTATGATGTTCGCCCTCGAAGAACTCCACCGCAATTTCTCAGGCGCCGTTCTTCTTCCGACGATGACATCTGCCATCACGGCGACGATCGTGACACGTTTCTTCTTCGGGACGAACACCAGCTTCACGATCACCCACCTCGTCCCCGTCCCTGCCAACCATCTGGGCTACGTCGTCATCCTTGCGATTACATCCGGGTTTGCCGGCATCTTCTTTAACTGGGGACTTCTCAACATCAGTAAGTTCTATAATCTCCCCATTTTCAGGAACAACTTCATGAAGATCGCCTTTGCGCTTCTTTCCGCCTGCTTCCTGGGCTTTACCCTGCCGGATGTCCTCGGCGGAGGCAATTTCCTCGTCGACAAGCTCGCTGAATATCCGTACACGCTCTCCATGATTCTCCTTCTTTTCGTAGGGAAATATATTTTCACGCTGATCAGCTACGGCTGCGGCGTGTCTGGCGGTTTCTTCCTTCCGCTCCTTGTCATCGGCGCGCTTCTCGGTGCTGCGGAGGGCCGCGTCATGGTTATGATGGGCCTCATCACGGATATCTATATCCCGAATATCGTCATCATCGGCATGGTCTCCCTTTTCGCGGCGAGCGTCCGCTCCCCGATCACCGGGACGCTCCTCATCCTTGAAATGACGGGCGACTTCGGCCACCTGATGTCGCTGGCCCTTGCATCAGCCGTCGCATATATCGTAGCCGAGCTTCTCCACGGCGAACCGATTTACGATTCCCTCCTGAAACGTTCCCTTGCCTCTCATCCTGACAAAAAGGCGGAAGAGCAGAGAACCATCGTCGAGGTACCGATTGCAAGCGGTTCCATTTTGGAAAACAAGCCTCTCTCCCGCGTACCACACTTGAAACAGACCGTCGTCGTCAATGTCAAGAGAGAAGGACAGAACATGATCCCGGATCCGGAAACCGTCCTCAAAGCAGGCGACTTCATCTACATCCTGACCGCCGCCAAGAACGCGGAACGGCTCCAGAAACTGGGCGAAGAACAGCTGCCTAAAGACCATATACGAAAGATTTGA
- a CDS encoding pyruvate, water dikinase regulatory protein: protein MSLAKIPEVYVVSDSLGETAESVAKATISQFDEDIDIIRVPFIRHAEQIQKVIDEAASHNAVVCHTLVSRELRETFEKIADAKGVRYVDILGPMMDTVGTITTTKPRMKPGIIHKLDEEYFKKVEAIEFAVKYDDGKNPAGFAKADVVLLGVSRTSKTPLSMYMAHKKFKVANLPLVPEVPLPEEIFHVPPYRLIGLIIDPYKLNTIRSERMKALGFSGAANYTDIARIEDELSYAKEVMRQLHCLVLDVSNKAIEETASRIMAIVQKNKETYGDKY, encoded by the coding sequence ATGTCTTTGGCTAAAATACCGGAAGTCTATGTCGTCTCCGATTCCCTCGGGGAAACGGCTGAAAGCGTAGCGAAAGCCACCATCAGCCAGTTCGATGAAGACATCGATATCATCCGCGTGCCATTCATCCGTCACGCAGAACAGATTCAGAAAGTCATCGACGAAGCAGCATCACACAATGCTGTCGTATGTCATACACTCGTCAGCCGTGAGCTGCGCGAAACATTTGAAAAAATTGCCGACGCTAAAGGCGTCCGCTACGTCGACATCCTGGGACCGATGATGGATACCGTAGGCACCATCACCACCACGAAGCCAAGAATGAAACCTGGCATCATCCACAAACTCGACGAAGAATACTTCAAGAAAGTAGAAGCCATTGAATTCGCCGTCAAGTACGACGACGGAAAGAATCCGGCCGGCTTCGCCAAAGCAGACGTCGTCCTGCTCGGCGTATCCCGTACATCCAAGACACCGCTGTCCATGTACATGGCACACAAGAAATTCAAAGTGGCAAACCTGCCGCTCGTACCGGAAGTACCGCTTCCGGAAGAAATCTTCCACGTGCCGCCGTACCGTTTGATCGGACTCATCATTGATCCGTACAAACTCAATACCATCAGAAGCGAACGCATGAAAGCGCTCGGCTTCTCCGGCGCAGCCAACTACACGGACATTGCACGCATAGAAGACGAACTCTCCTATGCCAAGGAAGTCATGCGCCAGCTCCACTGCCTCGTCCTCGATGTATCCAACAAAGCCATCGAAGAGACAGCCAGCCGCATCATGGCCATCGTCCAGAAAAACAAGGAAACATACGGAGATAAATATTAA
- a CDS encoding TM2 domain-containing protein, with protein MAQLLRRRIYNYTVLTLDKEGSIPDFEIFSAAAIRVRDGKEVATYLCPDFPTDAKKRTEEVNRLRTFIGNDMVITCDISGMTPVMESLYMNSIEAFFTNATLDLLTVEEEVEKSVPDPKPFHERMSHFRRVVEPLERARGMREIYEEDAKALFGYQEGYPYWLCSLPYEEERYMAKRLPSKRKKFWKALLCWMVGCHYFYLGHPRRNILYLLTLGGCFLWMLSDLYRLPVLLDVENGRIAAEVYKNAPKVNRPSIIRWAPYTGEDSADEGGRRGLMSGLMHFFR; from the coding sequence ATGGCACAGCTTTTGCGGAGAAGGATTTACAATTACACAGTGCTGACGCTGGATAAGGAAGGATCGATTCCTGATTTCGAAATCTTTTCCGCTGCCGCTATCCGCGTCCGCGACGGCAAGGAAGTGGCGACCTACCTTTGCCCGGACTTTCCAACGGATGCGAAGAAACGGACCGAAGAAGTGAACCGGCTTCGTACCTTCATCGGCAATGACATGGTCATCACCTGCGACATCAGCGGGATGACGCCTGTCATGGAAAGTCTTTACATGAACTCGATCGAAGCCTTCTTCACGAATGCGACGCTTGACCTTCTGACCGTCGAGGAAGAAGTCGAGAAATCCGTCCCGGATCCCAAGCCGTTCCACGAAAGGATGAGCCATTTCCGCCGCGTCGTCGAGCCGCTCGAAAGAGCCCGCGGCATGCGCGAAATTTACGAAGAAGACGCCAAGGCCCTCTTCGGCTATCAGGAAGGTTATCCGTACTGGCTCTGCTCGCTTCCCTATGAGGAAGAAAGATACATGGCCAAGCGCCTTCCTTCGAAGAGAAAGAAATTCTGGAAAGCCCTCCTCTGCTGGATGGTCGGCTGTCATTACTTCTACCTCGGCCACCCGAGAAGAAATATCCTGTACCTCCTGACCCTGGGCGGATGCTTCCTCTGGATGCTGAGCGACCTCTACCGACTGCCCGTACTCCTTGACGTGGAAAATGGAAGAATCGCTGCTGAAGTCTACAAGAATGCGCCGAAGGTGAACCGTCCTTCCATCATCCGCTGGGCGCCCTACACCGGCGAAGACTCCGCAGATGAAGGCGGAAGAAGAGGCCTCATGTCCGGCCTCATGCATTTCTTCAGATAA